The following are encoded in a window of Oncorhynchus mykiss isolate Arlee chromosome 31, USDA_OmykA_1.1, whole genome shotgun sequence genomic DNA:
- the foxi3b gene encoding forkhead box protein I3b, which produces MASFEPQDQSPPCCGPQFPSLGQEPPELSMYSDCYYPPPSLPSPQRTTPTSYDYSTSSPNPYLWFNGSGINAPPYLATTGPPGNPGPPFVPQHYGMQRPYLGPGGAGVPGGELGWFSLPSQEDLMKLVRPPYSYSALIAMAIHGAPERRLTLSQIYQYVADNFPFYNKSKAGWQNSIRHNLSLNDCFKKVPRDEDDPGKGNYWTLDPNCEKMFDNGNFRRKRKRKSDSLSGGEGGSGGSEPGEPGRSPEPPSNHGIDMSPTPERIPTPSTTGPAPCLSSFLSEMSGVVSGGANEIVRDSLNRALPITLTLDGTQRPTQPGGFGSYSPSSGASEWASQLPPPPGLSSSPTHSSLGYSSPILSQFNGHFYPGLGSASILYPREGTEV; this is translated from the exons ATGGCGTCGTTCGAACCTCAGGATCAGTCTCCTCCTTGCTGTGGCCCCCAGTTCCCCAGCCTGGGCCAGGAACCTCCAGAACTCAGCATGTACAGTGACTGCTACTATCCTCCTCCATCGCTCCCCAGCCCCCAGCGCACCACCCCCACCTCCTATGACTACAGCACCTCCTCCCCTAATCCTTACCTGTGGTTCAACGGATCCGGCATCAACGCTCCCCCATACCTGGCCACCACTGGGCCCCCAGGAAACCCCGGGCCACCCTTCGTTCCCCAGCACTATGGGATGCAGAGGCCTTACCTGGGGCCTGGCGGGGCAGGTGTCCCTGGGGGGGAGCTGGGCTGGTTCTCTCTGCCCTCACAGGAAGACCTGATGAAGCTGGTCCGCCCGCCCTACTCCTACTCCGCCCTCATCGCCATGGCGATCCACGGCGCCCCGGAGCGGCGGCTGACCTTGAGTCAGATCTACCAGTACGTGGCCGATAACTTCCCCTTCTACAACAAGAGCAAGGCTGGCTGGCAGAACTCCATCAGGCACAACCTGTCACTCAACGACTGCTTTAAGAAGGTCCCCAGAGATGAGGACGACCCTG GTAAGGGTAACTACTggacactagacccaaactgtgaGAAGATGTTTGACAACGGAAACTTCCGTCGTAAGAGGAAGAGGAAGTCTGATTCActgtctggaggagagggggggtcaGGGGGGTCGGAGCCAGGTGAGCCAGGTCGGAGCCCCGAACCCCCCAGCAACCACGGGATCGACATGTCTCCCACGCCAGAGAGAATCCCCACCCCTTCAACCACAGGTCCCGCCCCTTGCTTGAGCAGCTTCCTGTCTGAGATGTCTGGAGTGGTGTCAGGGGGAGCCAATGAGATCGTAAGAGATTCGCTGAACCGGGCCCTCCCCATAACCCTTACCCTGGATGGGACCCAGAGGCCTACACAGCCTGGGGGTTTTGGTAGTTACTCCCCCAGCTCGGGTGCTTCGGAGTGGGCTTCCCAGCTGCCGCCTCCGCCTGGCCTCTCCTCCTCGCCCACCCACTCTTCCCTGGGTTACAGCAGCCCCATCCTCAGCCAGTTCAATGGGCATTTCTACCCTGGCTTGGGCTCAGCTAGCATCCTATACCCACGGGAAGGCACAGAGGTCTGA